One Spinacia oleracea cultivar Varoflay chromosome 4, BTI_SOV_V1, whole genome shotgun sequence DNA segment encodes these proteins:
- the LOC110783871 gene encoding histone H3.2: MARTKQTARKSTGGKAPRKQLATKAARKSAPATGGVKKPHRFRPGTVALREIRKYQKSTELLIRKLPFQRLVREIAQDFKTDLRFQSSAVAALQEAAEAYLVGLFEDTNLCAIHAKRVTIMPKDIQLARRIRGERA, encoded by the coding sequence ATGGCACGAACCAAGCAAACTGCCAGGAAATCCACTGGAGGAAAAGCTCCAAGGAAGCAGCTCGCCACCAAGGCTGCCCGTAAGTCTGCCCCAGCTACCGGAGGAGTCAAGAAGCCCCACCGTTTCAGGCCAGGAACCGTGGCTCTTCGTGAAATCAGGAAGTACCAGAAGAGCACCGAGCTTCTCATCAGGAAGCTTCCATTCCAGAGGCTTGTCCGAGAAATCGCTCAGGATTTCAAAACTGATCTCCGTTTCCAAAGCTCCGCCGTCGCCGCTCTTCAGGAAGCCGCCGAAGCTTACCTTGTTGGTCTCTTTGAGGATACTAACCTCTGCGCAATTCACGCTAAGAGAGTGACCATTATGCCTAAGGATATTCAGCTTGCTAGGAGGATCCGTGGTGAGAGGGCTTAA